The Coffea arabica cultivar ET-39 chromosome 2c, Coffea Arabica ET-39 HiFi, whole genome shotgun sequence genome includes the window ACTAGGTATTATCCTTTAGTAAATTCAGATTTATCTGTGTCTTATTCTTCCCCATTTTGCCCGTATGAAATCAGTTCATTGCTGCCTCACTCATTTCACTATAGCCCATTTTATTAAATACCGTTTGGTCTAATCTTTAGTCAGAATCTGCCCATTTCAAAGCACTTACATGTGGCAGGTGGAAGAAGCTGTGGAGGTCTACCATGACAAGCAATACAAGAGCAAGAGATGGTCTTTCCCTGCTCACAACTTTACTTTGTCTGTTATTTGGTCTCCGTTCTTGGCCAAAGCCACCATCTTTGAAGACGACAATGGGATGTCAACAGACATAATTCAGCTCCATCTTGATGAATTGGATGCAGTGTGGACACAACAGTATAACAATTTTGATTACCTAGTGACTGCCGGGGGAAAATGGTTTCTCAAAGCTACGGTTTACTATGAGAACAATACAATTGTTGGCTGCCATAACTGCCAGAGAGAGAATATTACAGAAGTAGGATTCTATTACGCCTATGGCAAGGTAATAAATTCTACCCTAAAATTTATTACAAGCTCAAAGCACAGGGTGTACGCATTCCTCAGAACTACCACTCCTGATCACTTTGAGAATGGTGAATGGCACAATGGTGGTTATTGCAACAGGACGAAGCCATTTAAAGAAGGTGAGGTTGACATGAATCCCATAGATGAAATGTTGCGTAAGGTTGAATTAGAAGAGTTTGAGATGGCATCGACTATTGGATCTCAGAATGGGATAACCTTGAAATTATTTGATACAAGTTATCTTTCTTTACTGAGGCCTGATGGGCACCCAGGAGCTTACCGGCATTTTCAGCCATTTGCTGGAAAGGATAGGAATGTAAAAGTCCAAAATGATTGTCTCCATTGGTGCTTGCCCGGGCCCATAGACTCTTGGAATGATTTGATGCTGAATGTGCTGCTGAACAGTTGAAAAATTGTGATGGTTAAGCCAGAAATCTTGTGTGCACTATATTTTTGGGTGTTTTGAATGATCCTGATGGTCTCAAAGAAGGAAAAGGTTGCTCCATATTGGAATGGCTATGCCAGCATCGAGATTTTTTGCAGATTGCATTTCCTAATCTGATGCCTAGTGTGCGTACCGTGTAGAGCGACGCTCAGGAAGATTGAAGCCAGTTTCACttgtagccttttgtttttctgGGTATATGCAAAATGGAGTCATGATTATGAGACCCATGTAGAATCATAGATTCAGTTCAAGAGTAAACATGAGATTTGTGGCTCATAAGATTCATAATTGTGTCTATATAACATCTCCATTCTTTTGGAAGCACCGCCAATTTTACTCCTCAGCGATGCCAGCATGCGATCTATCAAGGGACTATCAACACATCAATTTTATGCGGCAGATGTAAGTTAACATTGCTCCAGCCATCATTATCAATGGGGATGGTCATTTAAGGTTCAAGAAAAATGCAGGGCATTCCCAGAGTCAACTGGATTCTCGTATGGGGGTAGTGTGTCAGTCCATTTACTGACTAAGAAACTGACTTTGCTTTCTTCCTCAAGGCTCTCTGTAACAACGGCGACCCACTCGTTGCCATTTATTTTGAATCAATTAATAGACTTATGACCGGTCGCAGTTCTCGAGCCCCAACCGGAAAAGCCACCATAAGCTTTTGCAAACATCAGCCTCGGCTTTGTATCCTTTCAGTGACCACAAAAAAGTACGCCTCTGGAAGGAGGTGGGCTATAGTATTGGCACCGTCTGTGATTGGCGAAACCTGTAATTCCACAGGGACACTGGAGAGAAAACGAAGCAAGAA containing:
- the LOC113728176 gene encoding protein trichome birefringence-like 25 isoform X2, which gives rise to MKQLNGSYNLNVKKNPFSSILVKFVICFLLLGLAYRLYSSSYVQFSPVEVTTETTTINGDDDVGPQSLPPPVISGLPPVSTIDPPPEAVDVNKNTTSQAGKCNLFVGDWIPDSTGPYYSNSTCSLIEGHQNCMKNGRPDTGYIYWRWNPRDCDLPKFNAKRFLDFVRNKSLAFIGDSIMRNHAQSLVCTLSQVEEAVEVYHDKQYKSKRWSFPAHNFTLSVIWSPFLAKATIFEDDNGMSTDIIQLHLDELDAVWTQQYNNFDYLVTAGGKWFLKATVYYENNTIVGCHNCQRENITEVGFYYAYGKVINSTLKFITSSKHRVYAFLRTTTPDHFENGEWHNGGYCNRTKPFKEGEVDMNPIDEMLRKVELEEFEMASTIGSQNGITLKLFDTSYLSLLRPDGHPGAYRHFQPFAGKDRNVKVQNDCLHWCLPGPIDSWNDLMLNVLLNS
- the LOC113728176 gene encoding protein trichome birefringence-like 25 isoform X1, translating into MKQLNGSYNLNVKKNPFSSILVKFVICFLLLGLAYRLYSSSYVQFSPVEVTTETTTINGDDDVGPQSLPPPVISGLPPVSTIDPPPEAVDVNKNTTSQAAGKCNLFVGDWIPDSTGPYYSNSTCSLIEGHQNCMKNGRPDTGYIYWRWNPRDCDLPKFNAKRFLDFVRNKSLAFIGDSIMRNHAQSLVCTLSQVEEAVEVYHDKQYKSKRWSFPAHNFTLSVIWSPFLAKATIFEDDNGMSTDIIQLHLDELDAVWTQQYNNFDYLVTAGGKWFLKATVYYENNTIVGCHNCQRENITEVGFYYAYGKVINSTLKFITSSKHRVYAFLRTTTPDHFENGEWHNGGYCNRTKPFKEGEVDMNPIDEMLRKVELEEFEMASTIGSQNGITLKLFDTSYLSLLRPDGHPGAYRHFQPFAGKDRNVKVQNDCLHWCLPGPIDSWNDLMLNVLLNS